One window of Candidatus Chlorobium masyuteum genomic DNA carries:
- a CDS encoding iron-containing alcohol dehydrogenase, with protein MNFFLSTDLVIGVNEALNLNEHLAALAVQKPGIIYDANLAGNLYFQDVLKNLTTGYKNSVLYCNEFGGEPTYAHLENVAEFFRGNVPDGIIAIGGGSTLDLGKGVALLLTNQVPALSLKGFPKGVNDPLPLVTVPSLLGSGAEVSFNAVFIDEAEGRKLGINSRKNFPKKAVIDPSLSMTAPMESVIASAMDSLVHCVDSFGSVKHTALSRIFSVEGFQRTFYALQQGQLDRAESRLDLAIGSVCGTVALMNSGDGPTNGFAYYLGVKNKVPHGLAGAIFLKEVMRYNHNNGYEKYALLNPMRSSPSPSEATAELLEEMDELYRQLSIPTLVPYGYGKGNAAEFAHHASEALKGSFSGNPVEFTEESARSVVFQLT; from the coding sequence ATGAATTTCTTTTTATCCACCGATCTGGTCATCGGGGTGAACGAAGCCTTGAACCTCAATGAGCATCTGGCAGCGCTTGCGGTGCAGAAGCCCGGTATTATCTACGATGCCAATCTTGCCGGGAATCTCTATTTTCAGGATGTCCTGAAGAACCTCACCACAGGGTACAAAAACTCGGTACTCTACTGCAACGAATTCGGAGGGGAGCCGACCTATGCCCATCTTGAAAATGTAGCAGAGTTTTTCCGCGGCAATGTTCCTGATGGTATTATTGCCATAGGCGGAGGCAGTACGCTTGATCTGGGTAAAGGGGTGGCTCTCCTCCTGACCAATCAGGTTCCGGCACTTTCGCTCAAGGGATTCCCGAAAGGGGTCAACGACCCCCTGCCGCTGGTAACGGTTCCCTCTCTGCTTGGAAGCGGTGCAGAGGTCAGCTTTAATGCCGTCTTTATTGATGAGGCGGAGGGACGCAAGCTCGGCATAAACAGCAGGAAGAATTTTCCTAAAAAAGCGGTTATTGATCCCAGTCTCTCCATGACCGCTCCGATGGAGAGTGTTATTGCCTCAGCCATGGACAGCCTGGTTCACTGTGTTGACAGTTTCGGTTCAGTCAAGCATACCGCCCTGAGCAGGATTTTTTCTGTTGAAGGTTTCCAGCGAACCTTTTATGCCCTCCAGCAGGGCCAGCTCGACCGGGCTGAATCGCGCCTTGACCTTGCCATCGGAAGTGTTTGCGGAACCGTTGCCCTCATGAACTCGGGAGATGGTCCGACCAACGGTTTTGCCTACTATCTCGGAGTCAAGAACAAGGTTCCTCACGGGCTTGCCGGCGCGATCTTCCTCAAGGAGGTTATGCGTTACAACCATAATAACGGCTATGAGAAGTATGCACTGCTCAACCCCATGCGCAGCTCACCCTCACCCTCTGAGGCAACCGCAGAGCTGCTTGAAGAGATGGATGAGCTCTACCGGCAGCTCAGTATTCCGACACTTGTCCCTTACGGTTACGGGAAGGGTAATGCCGCTGAGTTTGCACACCATGCATCCGAAGCCCTTAAAGGCTCCTTCTCGGGCAATCCGGTTGAGTTTACCGAAGAGTCGGCAAGATCTGTAGTTTTTCAATTAACCTAA
- a CDS encoding acylneuraminate cytidylyltransferase family protein → MHTVAIIPARGGSKGLKNKNIYPVAGKPLLAWTILQALSSKRIDRVFVSTDNPEIAAVARAYGAEVIERPQELSGDKASSESAVLHAVGVIEADYGLSINTIVFLQATSPLRNSGDIDRAVELYERDGADSLISVTRADDLTIWESREGKWSSLNFDHRNRGMRQDRPAQFIENGSIYIFTPETLKTFNNRIGARLSAYEMEFWQTWEIDTVEEIDLIEFYLYKKNLAGQVAALNNP, encoded by the coding sequence ATGCATACCGTAGCCATCATTCCTGCAAGAGGCGGTTCGAAAGGTCTCAAAAACAAGAATATCTACCCGGTTGCAGGCAAACCCCTGCTTGCCTGGACTATTCTGCAGGCACTCTCATCGAAGCGTATTGACAGAGTCTTTGTTTCAACGGACAACCCGGAGATTGCTGCTGTTGCAAGAGCGTACGGAGCAGAGGTGATTGAACGGCCACAGGAACTTTCGGGTGACAAGGCGAGCAGTGAGTCGGCTGTTCTGCACGCTGTCGGGGTTATTGAGGCTGATTATGGCCTCTCAATCAACACCATCGTCTTTCTGCAGGCAACCTCACCCCTTCGAAATTCCGGAGACATTGACCGGGCGGTGGAGCTTTACGAGCGTGATGGCGCAGACTCCCTGATTTCGGTAACCAGAGCCGATGACCTCACCATCTGGGAATCAAGGGAGGGGAAGTGGAGCAGCCTTAACTTTGATCATCGTAATCGAGGTATGCGACAGGATCGTCCTGCGCAGTTTATAGAGAATGGATCGATCTATATCTTCACTCCCGAAACACTCAAAACCTTCAACAACCGGATCGGTGCCCGGCTCAGTGCCTATGAAATGGAGTTCTGGCAGACCTGGGAGATTGATACTGTCGAGGAAATAGATTTAATTGAGTTTTACCTATACAAAAAAAACCTGGCAGGCCAGGTGGCAGCCCTGAACAACCCATAG
- a CDS encoding UDP-N-acetyl glucosamine 2-epimerase — protein sequence MRKKVLFICGSMNQTTQMHQIAGWMKDYDQYFSPFFSDGLLGTASDMGLLEFTIMGRKRSDRTLEYLRSHDLQLDIGGYQHAYDLVLTCTDLIVPKHIRRRKIVLVQEGMTEPETTLYHLARNFQWIPRWVAGTATTGLSDAYEKFCVASEGYRELFIRKGVNPAKIVVTSIPNFDNCAQYLQNDFKHHDYVLVCTSDNRETFIYENRPKNIRKYLEMAEGSQLLFKLHPNEHVERAMREIALHAPESLVFSEGRTEEMIANSRMMIAQFSSTIFVGSALNKVVHCGLDPDELKRLTPLQNRSAAKLIAEVCRTVLDG from the coding sequence ATGAGGAAAAAAGTACTATTTATATGCGGCTCCATGAATCAGACCACCCAGATGCATCAGATTGCCGGGTGGATGAAGGATTATGACCAGTATTTCTCACCGTTTTTCAGTGATGGTCTGCTCGGCACAGCCAGCGATATGGGGCTTCTTGAGTTTACCATCATGGGCCGCAAGCGTTCTGACCGTACCCTTGAATATCTGCGTTCTCACGATCTTCAGCTTGATATCGGCGGATATCAGCATGCCTATGATCTGGTTCTGACCTGTACCGATCTTATTGTCCCGAAACATATCCGACGCCGCAAAATTGTGCTTGTCCAGGAGGGTATGACCGAACCGGAAACCACTCTCTACCATCTTGCCAGAAACTTTCAATGGATACCCCGTTGGGTTGCCGGAACGGCGACAACCGGATTGTCTGATGCCTATGAAAAGTTCTGTGTTGCCAGTGAAGGGTATCGTGAACTCTTTATACGTAAAGGGGTAAACCCGGCTAAAATTGTGGTTACAAGCATACCGAATTTCGATAATTGTGCCCAGTACCTGCAGAATGATTTTAAGCATCACGATTATGTCCTTGTCTGTACCTCCGACAATCGTGAAACTTTTATATACGAGAACCGCCCGAAAAATATCCGGAAGTATCTTGAGATGGCTGAGGGCAGCCAGCTTTTATTCAAGTTGCATCCCAATGAACATGTTGAACGAGCCATGCGGGAGATAGCCCTTCATGCCCCTGAGAGCCTCGTTTTCAGTGAAGGCCGGACGGAGGAGATGATAGCCAATTCACGAATGATGATTGCACAGTTTTCATCAACGATCTTTGTCGGTTCTGCCCTGAACAAGGTTGTTCATTGCGGTCTTGATCCCGACGAGTTGAAACGGCTTACACCGCTGCAGAACAGATCTGCGGCAAAACTGATTGCTGAAGTCTGCCGCACGGTGCTGGATGGATGA
- a CDS encoding lysylphosphatidylglycerol synthase domain-containing protein: MQNQKKSGSSWTGYAGLCLGILLIAYLFSQVDLQGAVERISLIGFSSLFILLPYLGLHVLESIAWFMLFPGSTVPISFFKLLKIQLIAETVSMTLPAGVAVGEPLRPYLCFRFMGIPVPSGVASVAVRKLMLGVAQGIYTVFCAVAGFSFLQGVSFNMLGFGGLGSIMIGTGIGVFLIFLALLLLLLNGKAAQTLLALLMRIPFKRVKTWLFSKESGFLDTDVELKSFTGPFAKRLIPIMLIYVLAWFMLAIESYIILSLLGVKISFFQVLAIDASLTMLRVLFFFVPSGLGVQDLGYIAFFQALGIHDYLAYGGAFVLLRRFKELLWYAFGYGMMFYSGVHLHDAEQVSKIKA, from the coding sequence ATGCAGAATCAAAAAAAATCCGGTTCTTCCTGGACTGGTTATGCCGGTCTTTGTCTCGGTATTTTACTGATTGCCTATCTTTTCAGTCAGGTTGATCTCCAGGGAGCTGTTGAGCGTATTTCACTTATCGGTTTTTCATCACTCTTTATTCTTCTGCCCTATCTCGGGCTTCATGTGCTGGAATCCATTGCCTGGTTCATGCTCTTTCCCGGGAGCACCGTACCAATATCGTTTTTCAAACTCCTGAAAATACAGCTGATTGCTGAAACGGTTTCCATGACGCTTCCAGCCGGAGTGGCAGTCGGTGAGCCCCTTCGTCCGTATCTCTGTTTCCGGTTTATGGGCATTCCGGTTCCATCCGGAGTTGCCAGTGTTGCCGTTCGCAAACTTATGCTTGGTGTTGCCCAGGGGATCTATACTGTTTTCTGCGCTGTAGCAGGCTTTTCATTTCTTCAGGGTGTTTCCTTCAACATGCTTGGTTTCGGCGGACTTGGCTCTATCATGATCGGTACAGGTATAGGCGTATTTTTGATATTTCTTGCACTCCTGTTGCTGCTGCTTAACGGCAAGGCGGCTCAAACACTGCTTGCGCTGTTGATGCGGATACCGTTTAAAAGAGTTAAAACGTGGCTCTTCTCAAAAGAGTCAGGATTTCTTGATACCGATGTTGAGCTGAAGAGTTTTACCGGGCCTTTTGCAAAGAGGCTTATCCCGATTATGCTTATCTATGTGCTTGCCTGGTTTATGCTTGCCATTGAGAGCTATATTATATTGAGTCTTCTTGGAGTCAAGATCTCATTTTTTCAGGTGCTGGCAATAGATGCTTCACTTACCATGCTGCGTGTACTCTTTTTTTTCGTACCTTCGGGGCTCGGAGTACAGGATCTCGGTTATATCGCGTTTTTTCAGGCGCTTGGAATCCATGATTATCTGGCCTATGGCGGAGCGTTTGTGTTGCTGAGACGTTTCAAGGAACTCCTTTGGTATGCATTCGGTTACGGGATGATGTTTTATTCAGGGGTTCATCTGCATGATGCTGAACAGGTCAGTAAAATAAAGGCATGA
- a CDS encoding AMP-dependent synthetase/ligase, giving the protein MGLINPDFQTLPELFTSVFTHYRGQESKFPIARKVNGVYEPISYREFEEDVHHFSAFLKNNGISPKDRVAILSENRPGWYLADMAILNIGAIDVPLYPSLPPNQIEYILNNCSARAVVVSNMLQLGKIISIWQNLPELCLVIVMNRLEENVEDVIDLNQAKEEGKRVLEEKPWFLEAAPVEPDDVATIIYTSGTTGLPKGVMLTHRNLCENVKSCSSIIRLDESDCGLSFLPLSHAYERTGGYYLLFSCGASIYLAESIETISMNMSEARPTIIFTVPRLFDRIKMSIIKQISSQSAIKQKIFYWAVQTGEKYHRQLNEKGKATALLSLQHTLAEKLVYEKIKHKFGGRLRYFVSGGAALPQKIGEFFQALEISILEGFGLTETSPVTHVNRPEKIKYGTVGPAVNNVTVKIAEDGEILLKGPNIMKGYWKDEEATREVIRDGWFCTGDIGEIDKDGYLKITDRKKHIIVTSGGKNIAPLPIENLISESPFVDQVIVIGEKRPFLIALIVPDFEKLMEYASSEGIQASTNRELIENKSVIQIYDKLMRTISRQLATHEKVRKFLLIDDAFTVENGHMTPTLKLKRKAITTKFAAEIDKVYNALNAVYNTE; this is encoded by the coding sequence ATGGGACTTATCAATCCTGACTTCCAGACATTGCCGGAACTCTTTACCTCTGTATTTACCCATTACAGGGGTCAGGAGTCAAAATTTCCGATAGCAAGAAAGGTGAATGGGGTCTATGAGCCCATCTCGTATCGGGAGTTTGAAGAGGATGTCCACCACTTCTCAGCATTCCTGAAAAACAACGGCATTTCACCAAAAGACCGTGTCGCCATTCTGTCGGAAAACCGGCCCGGCTGGTACCTTGCCGATATGGCTATCCTGAATATCGGTGCCATTGATGTGCCTCTCTACCCTTCCCTTCCGCCAAACCAGATCGAATATATTCTCAACAACTGCAGTGCCAGGGCAGTCGTTGTATCCAACATGCTCCAGCTTGGCAAAATCATCTCTATCTGGCAGAACCTGCCGGAATTATGCCTCGTGATAGTCATGAACCGCCTGGAAGAGAACGTTGAAGATGTCATTGACCTTAACCAGGCAAAAGAGGAGGGTAAACGGGTACTTGAAGAGAAGCCCTGGTTTCTTGAAGCTGCCCCTGTGGAGCCTGATGATGTTGCAACCATCATTTATACTTCAGGTACAACAGGACTGCCAAAAGGGGTTATGCTCACCCATCGGAACCTCTGTGAAAATGTCAAATCCTGCTCTTCAATCATCCGGCTTGATGAATCCGACTGCGGTCTCTCCTTCCTGCCGCTCTCGCATGCCTATGAGCGCACCGGAGGATACTATCTGCTCTTCTCCTGCGGAGCGAGCATCTATCTGGCTGAGAGCATTGAAACCATATCAATGAACATGTCTGAAGCCCGGCCAACGATCATCTTTACTGTTCCGCGGCTTTTTGACCGCATAAAAATGAGTATCATCAAGCAAATCTCATCACAAAGCGCCATAAAGCAGAAAATATTCTATTGGGCAGTTCAAACGGGAGAGAAGTATCACCGGCAGCTCAATGAAAAAGGGAAGGCAACCGCTCTTCTTTCCCTGCAGCACACCCTTGCCGAAAAGCTGGTCTACGAGAAAATAAAGCACAAATTCGGTGGACGCCTGCGCTATTTTGTCTCCGGTGGAGCCGCCCTGCCGCAGAAAATCGGTGAGTTTTTCCAGGCTCTTGAGATCTCCATTCTTGAAGGATTCGGCCTGACTGAGACCTCACCGGTAACCCATGTCAACCGCCCCGAAAAAATCAAGTACGGGACAGTCGGGCCTGCCGTAAACAATGTCACGGTAAAGATTGCCGAAGATGGCGAGATTCTGCTCAAGGGCCCGAACATCATGAAGGGATACTGGAAAGACGAAGAGGCCACTCGGGAGGTTATCAGGGATGGCTGGTTCTGTACCGGCGATATCGGTGAGATCGACAAGGATGGCTATCTGAAAATCACTGACCGCAAAAAACATATCATTGTCACCTCCGGCGGCAAGAATATCGCTCCCCTCCCCATTGAAAATCTTATTTCCGAAAGCCCGTTTGTTGATCAGGTCATCGTCATCGGTGAAAAAAGGCCGTTTCTGATTGCGCTGATCGTGCCTGATTTTGAAAAGCTCATGGAATACGCTTCCAGCGAGGGAATTCAGGCCTCTACAAACAGGGAGTTGATTGAGAACAAGAGTGTCATACAGATTTATGACAAGCTGATGCGTACCATTTCACGTCAGCTTGCCACCCATGAAAAAGTTCGCAAGTTCCTTCTGATTGATGATGCCTTCACGGTTGAGAACGGTCATATGACTCCGACCCTGAAACTCAAGCGTAAAGCGATTACAACAAAGTTCGCGGCTGAAATCGACAAGGTCTACAATGCCCTTAACGCTGTTTACAACACCGAGTAA
- a CDS encoding HhH-GPD family protein: MIVLHQQQIEGFREKIFDFYRNNRRSFPWRETTDRYAVMVSEIMLQQTQADRVAEKFRVWMERFPDTETLALSSLRDVLALWSGLGYNSRGQRLQLSARLIMERFDGIVPSTPDQLKSLPGIGEYTSRSIPVFADNLDVAAVDTNIRRIIIHEFTLPEDTPKAAIQVAAEQLLPHGRSREWHNALMDYGSLALTSRRSGIRPVSRQSKFQGSKRWYRGCLIRELVQRDGIYLEEIEEKYRSCPWDMSEIIADLVREGLVEEQGGTMLKIREK, encoded by the coding sequence TTGATCGTATTGCATCAGCAACAGATAGAAGGTTTTCGCGAGAAGATATTTGATTTCTACCGCAACAACCGCCGCTCATTTCCCTGGCGGGAGACCACAGATCGCTATGCCGTCATGGTTAGCGAAATCATGCTTCAGCAGACGCAGGCCGACCGGGTTGCTGAAAAATTCAGGGTCTGGATGGAGCGTTTTCCCGATACGGAAACCCTTGCTCTCTCCTCACTCAGGGATGTGCTTGCTCTCTGGAGCGGCCTTGGCTACAACTCCCGGGGCCAGAGGCTTCAGCTCTCTGCCAGGTTGATCATGGAGCGTTTCGACGGTATTGTCCCTTCCACACCGGATCAGCTTAAATCCCTGCCCGGTATCGGGGAGTATACCTCTCGCTCCATTCCGGTTTTTGCCGATAATCTTGATGTTGCGGCTGTTGATACCAACATCCGAAGAATCATCATCCACGAGTTTACCCTTCCTGAAGATACCCCGAAAGCTGCGATACAGGTTGCTGCAGAGCAGCTCCTGCCGCATGGACGCAGCCGTGAATGGCATAATGCCCTCATGGATTACGGTTCTCTGGCGCTGACCAGCCGCAGATCCGGAATCCGTCCGGTTAGCCGGCAGTCAAAGTTTCAGGGTTCAAAGCGATGGTATCGGGGGTGCCTCATCAGGGAGCTCGTCCAGCGTGACGGGATCTATCTTGAAGAGATTGAGGAGAAATACCGTTCCTGCCCCTGGGATATGAGTGAAATCATCGCTGACCTCGTGCGCGAAGGGCTGGTGGAAGAGCAGGGTGGAACCATGCTGAAAATCCGGGAGAAGTGA
- a CDS encoding MBL fold metallo-hydrolase, with protein sequence MRSDLNAMLAPDSSSAQFIYIQMMQIGDYRLYSLDVEDFALDGGAMFGVVPKVMWEKFAPADHLNRITLKARVLLISGKGRHILVDTGMGTAWPDKLRSIYALSDCRLQAELKAVGLEIASITDVIYTHLHFDHVGGAFRQGADKLEPLFPDARHYVQRENYLSALKPNPKERVSYSSAFIEAFGRLSRLELVDGPRELFSGIELFSSNGHTKGQQLVRVRGAEGSLVHTADLIPSSAHLPSSWVMGYDIEPLTVIEEKTALLHQLVEERAMLFFGHDPSHQAATLRRDDKGVVVVDKFIDL encoded by the coding sequence ATGCGCAGTGACCTCAACGCTATGCTTGCCCCTGATTCCTCTTCAGCGCAATTTATTTACATCCAGATGATGCAGATTGGCGACTATCGTCTTTACTCCCTCGATGTAGAGGACTTTGCTCTTGACGGCGGTGCCATGTTCGGTGTTGTGCCGAAAGTCATGTGGGAAAAGTTTGCTCCTGCCGATCATCTCAACCGCATAACACTCAAGGCAAGAGTCCTTCTTATTTCAGGTAAGGGCCGCCATATTCTTGTTGATACCGGCATGGGAACTGCCTGGCCGGACAAACTCCGGTCGATTTATGCCCTCTCGGATTGCCGGCTTCAGGCTGAGCTGAAGGCTGTTGGTCTGGAAATTGCAAGCATTACGGATGTCATTTATACCCATTTGCACTTCGATCATGTCGGTGGAGCTTTCCGGCAGGGTGCCGACAAGCTTGAGCCGCTCTTTCCTGATGCCCGCCACTATGTTCAGAGAGAGAATTACCTTTCAGCGCTTAAGCCCAACCCGAAGGAGAGAGTCAGTTACTCCTCTGCTTTCATCGAGGCGTTTGGACGGCTCTCCAGGCTGGAGCTGGTTGACGGACCCAGGGAGCTTTTTTCCGGCATCGAGCTCTTTTCAAGCAATGGTCATACAAAAGGCCAGCAGCTGGTAAGGGTGAGAGGTGCTGAAGGGAGTCTCGTGCACACTGCCGACCTCATCCCTTCCTCGGCACATCTGCCCTCTTCATGGGTTATGGGATACGATATCGAACCGCTTACCGTTATCGAAGAGAAAACCGCACTGCTCCATCAGCTCGTTGAAGAGCGAGCGATGCTTTTCTTCGGCCATGATCCCTCTCATCAGGCGGCAACGCTCAGACGCGATGATAAAGGAGTCGTTGTCGTCGACAAGTTTATTGACCTCTAA
- the rplS gene encoding 50S ribosomal protein L19 yields the protein MDQLIQLVEATQAVTDFPHIQPGDTVRIQLKVIEGEKERLQAFEGVVISDRGAGGSKTITVRKISHGVGVERIIPVNSPNIESVTVLKHGKARRAKLFYLRKRTGKAALKVKERKVVEKA from the coding sequence ATGGATCAGTTAATTCAGTTAGTTGAAGCCACCCAGGCCGTTACCGATTTTCCGCATATTCAGCCGGGTGATACCGTCAGAATACAGTTGAAGGTTATTGAAGGCGAAAAGGAGAGGCTTCAGGCTTTTGAGGGTGTTGTGATAAGCGATCGCGGAGCCGGTGGTTCCAAAACCATCACGGTTCGCAAGATCTCTCATGGAGTTGGAGTTGAAAGGATCATTCCTGTCAACTCACCCAATATTGAGAGCGTGACCGTACTCAAGCACGGTAAGGCAAGAAGAGCAAAACTTTTCTATCTGCGCAAGCGTACAGGCAAAGCTGCACTCAAAGTAAAAGAGCGCAAGGTTGTAGAGAAAGCCTGA
- the trmD gene encoding tRNA (guanosine(37)-N1)-methyltransferase TrmD: MRIDVISVIPGFFDSVLDNGLLSIARKKQYADIHIHNLHDYGLGRYRQVDDSPFGGGAGMVLRPEPVFSCIEALQAERVYDEVIFLTPDGKLFEQSLANRLSGMQNLIILCGHYKAVDERIRQKLITMEISIGDVVLSGGEIPALLLMDAVLRVIPGVLGDSESALTDSFQNGLLDCVYYTRPAEFRGMKVPDILMSGHHSKIEQWRGENALERTRTRRPDLLGHE, encoded by the coding sequence ATGAGGATTGATGTGATTTCCGTCATTCCGGGGTTTTTCGATTCAGTGCTTGACAATGGATTGTTAAGTATTGCCCGGAAAAAACAGTATGCGGATATACACATTCATAACCTGCATGATTACGGACTGGGCAGGTATCGGCAGGTTGATGATTCTCCCTTCGGAGGGGGTGCGGGAATGGTTCTTCGTCCTGAACCGGTATTTTCCTGTATAGAGGCACTGCAGGCCGAAAGAGTGTATGATGAGGTGATTTTTCTGACACCCGACGGGAAGCTGTTTGAGCAGTCTCTGGCAAACAGGCTCTCAGGAATGCAAAATCTGATTATTCTTTGCGGCCACTACAAGGCGGTAGATGAACGGATACGCCAGAAGCTTATCACCATGGAGATTTCGATTGGCGATGTTGTTCTTTCAGGGGGTGAGATACCCGCGCTGCTGCTTATGGACGCTGTGCTCAGGGTAATACCGGGAGTTCTTGGCGACAGTGAATCGGCTTTGACCGACTCCTTTCAGAATGGGCTTCTTGACTGTGTCTATTACACCCGACCGGCTGAATTCAGGGGGATGAAGGTTCCCGATATACTGATGTCCGGTCATCACAGCAAAATAGAGCAGTGGAGAGGTGAAAATGCTCTTGAGAGAACCAGAACACGCAGGCCCGATCTTTTAGGCCATGAATGA
- the rimM gene encoding ribosome maturation factor RimM (Essential for efficient processing of 16S rRNA) encodes MELYLAGVILKPKGLAGEVKVEPVTDFPESFLSRKEYYAGRSADAVNRLTVHKASLGGGFAWVFFDGIDTREKAEALAGVHLYVDEDQLLPQPGNRAYIHELIGLKVLDRNRNEVGTVTDILAMPAHEVYEVQVGKRKILIPAIEEFVEEISIRDKFMVVPRFDEFL; translated from the coding sequence ATGGAACTCTATCTTGCAGGTGTCATCCTCAAGCCGAAAGGGTTGGCGGGTGAGGTGAAGGTGGAACCGGTTACCGATTTCCCTGAAAGCTTTCTCTCCCGCAAGGAGTATTACGCTGGCAGATCCGCTGACGCCGTTAATCGGTTGACCGTTCATAAAGCCTCTCTTGGAGGGGGATTTGCGTGGGTGTTCTTTGACGGAATTGACACAAGGGAGAAAGCCGAAGCACTGGCAGGAGTGCATCTCTATGTTGATGAGGATCAGCTTCTGCCGCAGCCGGGTAACCGGGCATATATTCATGAGCTGATAGGGCTCAAAGTTCTTGATCGTAATCGAAACGAGGTTGGTACCGTAACCGATATTCTTGCGATGCCTGCCCATGAGGTTTATGAAGTACAGGTTGGTAAAAGAAAGATTCTGATACCGGCCATTGAAGAGTTCGTTGAAGAGATCAGTATTCGTGATAAGTTTATGGTTGTACCGAGATTCGACGAATTTCTGTGA
- the rpsP gene encoding 30S ribosomal protein S16, with amino-acid sequence MVKIRLKRAGRKKLPVYQIVASDARSPRDGKFLEVIGTYQPTAKPHAVTLKKDRVEYWMGVGAQPTATVRSLIRTTGLLHELRLKSRGRSEAEITVEMEQWQASKVERSKKRLVVKSRRRQAKKEAEAKAAAGSEA; translated from the coding sequence TTGGTAAAGATCAGACTTAAAAGAGCAGGAAGAAAAAAATTACCGGTATACCAGATTGTCGCATCTGATGCGCGCTCACCGAGAGATGGCAAATTTCTTGAAGTAATCGGGACCTATCAGCCGACAGCCAAACCGCATGCCGTAACACTCAAGAAAGATCGTGTCGAATACTGGATGGGCGTTGGTGCTCAACCGACTGCAACGGTCCGCAGCCTTATCCGTACTACCGGATTGCTGCATGAACTGAGGCTGAAAAGCAGAGGTCGCAGCGAAGCTGAAATAACCGTTGAGATGGAACAGTGGCAGGCAAGCAAGGTCGAGAGAAGCAAAAAACGCCTTGTTGTCAAGTCACGCCGCCGTCAGGCCAAAAAAGAGGCCGAAGCAAAAGCCGCTGCAGGCAGCGAAGCCTGA